A DNA window from Eriocheir sinensis breed Jianghai 21 chromosome 22, ASM2467909v1, whole genome shotgun sequence contains the following coding sequences:
- the LOC127002113 gene encoding uncharacterized protein LOC127002113, giving the protein MDHRQNSSLPYNMKVLVYPSLVMAVLLVLAAGDKQEDHISALFWGHTSRKILETCASQADLCSANADKCYECFIATKLIVATKEDAALAKEKIIECGNFLSVGVDFSSLSLKCFQKLKVHDFGVDLWALLFNYKVPESQIGPMYECVLAKRINKLKNCLTSTNSNN; this is encoded by the exons ATGGATCACCGCCAAAACTCTTCCCTGCCATACAACATGAAGGTGCTGGTCTACCCTTCcctggtgatggcggtgctgctggtgctggcggCGGGAGATAAGCAAGAGGACCATATCTCGGCCTTATTTTGGGGCCACACGTCTCGAAAGA TTCTTGAGACGTGTGCCAGTCAAGCCGACCTATGCTCAGCTAATGCAGACAAATGCTACGAATGCTTCATCGCTACCAAGCTCATAGTGGCGACGAAAGAAGACGCCGCTCTGGCCAAGGAGAAAATAATCGAGTGTGGGAACTTTCTGTCCGTCGGTGTtgacttttcctccctctcgctcA AATGCTTCCAGAAATTAAAGGTGCACGACTTTGGCGTCGACCTCTGGGCGCTGCTTTTCAACTACAAAGTGCCGGAGAGCCAGATCGGCCCCATGTATGAGTGCGTGTTAGCTAAGAGG